A portion of the Carassius auratus strain Wakin unplaced genomic scaffold, ASM336829v1 scaf_tig00014207, whole genome shotgun sequence genome contains these proteins:
- the sox17 gene encoding transcription factor SOX-17 — MSSPDAGYASDDPSQTRGTSSVLMSEMRQCAWVDPLSPLSDTKAKHEACTSAGPGRGKSEPRIRRPMNAFMVWAKDERKRLAQQNPDLHNAELSKMLGKSWKSLLLVDKRPFVEEAERLRVKHMQDHPNYKYRPRRRKKVKRNKRLDSSFVLHGEGDAQNSLGMEGMSVGYSELPQARLPPYCETQTLFEPYSLPTPDPSPMDAGMTDFFAHLQDNHHQSVYSYHNHQEHHFQENTNTLSNMHGHTNMKSLTNTHFHSITHCNINTHTNPNLHNSSNTQFNLINNPHPHQTLNESTKPQTSHSSGTHFKSLTHPISHTIINKSYFSHQVKPPDYLNCPSTLDYHYNSNSQLKHGELSLPVDCHTYKHDISEPNSQAPAAAQNQGSSEMVDEGEFEQCLAYGVPHVPLQGSNLISSVLSDASTAVYYYGYSNS, encoded by the exons ATGAGCAGTCCCGATGCGGGTTACGCCAGTGACGACCCAAGCCAGACCCGAGGTACCAGCTCAGTCCTGATGTCTGAAATGAGGCAGTGCGCGTGGGTGGACCCGCTCAGTCCGCTTTCCGACACGAAGGCAAAACACGAGGCATGTACTTCAGCGGGTCCCGGGCGCGGAAAGAGCGAGCCGCGCATCCGCAGGCCGATGAACGCATTTATGGTGTGGGCGAAAGATGAACGCAAGAGGCTTGCGCAACAAAACCCAGATCTGCACAATGCGGAGCTGAGTAAAATGCTTG GTAAGTCATGGAAATCTTTACTACTAGTGGACAAACGTCCATTTGTTGAGGAGGCGGAACGTCTCAGAGTGAAACATATGCAAGACCACCCAAACTACAAATATCGGCCACGGCGTCGTAAAAAGGTGAAACGAAATAAACGACTGGACTCCAGCTTTGTGCTTCATGGGGAGGGTGATGCTCAGAACTCTCTGGGCATGGAGGGCATGAGTGTTGGATATTCAGAACTGCCCCAAGCTAGGCTGCCTCCATATTGTGAGACGCAGACTTTGTTTGAGCCCTACAGCTTGCCTACACCTGACCCCTCTCCTATGGACGCTGGGATGACTGATTTTTTTGCCCATCTTCAGGACAATCACCATCAGTCAGTATACAGCTACCATAACCACCAAGAGCACCACTTTCAGGAAAACACAAACACTCTCAGCAACATGCATGGTCATACTAACATGaaatcactcacaaacacacattttcacagCATTACTCACTgcaacatcaacacacacaccaaTCCTAACTTACACAATTCCAGCAATACACAGTTTAATCTAATAAATAATCCTCACCCTCATCAAACTCTTAATGAGAGTACCAAACCACAAACTAGTCACAGTTCTGGTACTCATTTTAAGTCCCTCACCCACCCGATATCTCACACCATCATTAACAAAAGCTATTTTTCTCACCAAGTCAAGCCTCCTGATTACCTGAACTGTCCTTCAACTTTAGATTACCATTATAATTCTAACTCTCAGTTGAAGCATGGGGaattgtcacttcctgttgacTGTCACACATATAAGCACGACATTTCTGAGCCAAACTCACAGGCCCCTGCAGCAGCTCAGAATCAAGGATCTAGTGAAATGGTGGATGAAGGGGAGTTTGAGCAATGCCTTGCTTATGGGGTCCCCCATGTACCTTTGCAGGGGTCCAACCTAATCTCAAGTGTACTGTCTGATGCAAGTACTGCTGTGTACTACTATGGCTATAGTAATTCCTGA